A single genomic interval of Halobacillus halophilus DSM 2266 harbors:
- a CDS encoding GerMN domain-containing protein: MKKSGYKPYLIAVLLLISSGLLSGCLFEGEQTLEKMDPPEETAVTEPEMDSEAASPEGETKEEGETTEEESASGTVERELYLLDASGMVVPQTLELPASEEAATQVLEYLVKDGPVTNLLPNGFQAVLPAGTEILGLNPEADGTMVVDVSTEFKNYEEKDEQKILQAMTYTLTQFDNVKRIKLWINGHEQDVMPVGGTPITDGVSRSDGINVHVGDQTDVVDSEAVTVYFPTQNGDQVYQVPVTTRVKKNDDSYSSVVQALLNGPELGTSLLHPFNEGAQVTGTDLKNGVLKLSFNEAILSGEEQKSLSDEALASLVMSLTDLQEVESVEVQVEGTEQVMKESGDPLVEPVSRTDINKSKE; encoded by the coding sequence ATGAAGAAGTCTGGTTACAAACCCTATTTAATTGCGGTTTTGTTATTAATAAGCTCAGGACTTTTAAGCGGCTGCTTATTTGAGGGAGAGCAAACTTTAGAAAAAATGGATCCACCGGAGGAGACCGCCGTCACTGAACCAGAAATGGACAGTGAAGCTGCATCACCGGAAGGAGAGACGAAAGAAGAGGGAGAAACTACTGAAGAGGAGTCAGCTTCCGGTACGGTAGAGAGAGAGCTTTATCTATTGGATGCGAGCGGCATGGTCGTGCCTCAGACGCTAGAACTGCCTGCATCCGAAGAAGCAGCGACTCAGGTACTTGAATATTTAGTTAAGGATGGTCCAGTTACGAATTTATTGCCTAATGGATTTCAAGCTGTACTGCCGGCAGGTACTGAAATTTTAGGGCTTAATCCGGAAGCCGATGGCACGATGGTGGTAGATGTTTCAACTGAATTCAAAAATTATGAGGAGAAGGATGAACAGAAGATCCTTCAAGCCATGACCTACACTTTGACGCAATTTGACAACGTAAAACGAATAAAGCTTTGGATCAACGGTCATGAACAAGATGTTATGCCCGTCGGCGGAACCCCGATAACGGATGGGGTTTCCCGTTCCGACGGAATCAATGTTCATGTAGGAGACCAAACAGATGTAGTGGATAGTGAAGCGGTAACCGTCTATTTTCCAACTCAGAACGGCGATCAGGTTTATCAAGTTCCTGTTACCACACGAGTTAAAAAGAATGACGATAGCTACTCCTCTGTTGTCCAAGCCCTTCTAAACGGACCTGAACTTGGAACCTCCCTTCTTCACCCTTTTAATGAAGGGGCACAGGTGACAGGTACAGATCTGAAAAACGGAGTTTTGAAACTATCCTTCAACGAAGCCATTTTAAGCGGTGAAGAGCAGAAATCACTTTCTGATGAAGCCCTGGCCAGCCTTGTTATGAGCCTAACTGATCTACAAGAAGTTGAATCAGTAGAAGTGCAAGTGGAAGGCACAGAGCAGGTTATGAAAGAATCAGGGGACCCTTTGGTAGAGCCAGTCAGCCGTACTGATATTAATAAATCAAAAGAATAA
- the racE gene encoding glutamate racemase, producing MKQQSIGVIDSGVGGLTVARELMRQLPKESFIYLGDTRRCPYGPRSEEEVRAFTWQMVNYLLAKNIKMLVVACNTATAYTLAELQDELEIPVVGVIDPGARAAIKFSNNKRIGVIGTEGTIKSKAYPKALMSIDQSIRVNDLACPSFVPMVEEGILSGPEAEGIVARTLQPLKAMNHIDTLILGCTHYPLIKDLVQNEMGDHIQVISSGEETAREASFMLAYHKMLEKSKEPPVYEFYTTGDVEKFRIIANSWFDDPVEIVRLVELEHVQSTAY from the coding sequence GTGAAGCAGCAGTCAATTGGTGTAATTGATTCAGGTGTAGGTGGATTGACAGTAGCTCGTGAGCTAATGCGTCAATTGCCAAAAGAATCGTTCATTTATTTAGGAGATACGCGAAGATGCCCGTATGGACCTAGATCTGAAGAAGAAGTCCGGGCCTTTACATGGCAAATGGTCAATTATTTGCTGGCAAAAAATATAAAAATGCTTGTGGTAGCTTGCAACACGGCTACGGCTTATACACTCGCAGAACTGCAGGATGAACTTGAAATACCAGTGGTTGGTGTTATTGATCCGGGAGCAAGAGCAGCGATTAAATTTAGTAATAATAAACGTATTGGAGTTATTGGCACAGAAGGAACAATAAAAAGCAAGGCTTATCCTAAAGCGTTAATGTCCATTGATCAGTCTATCAGGGTCAATGATTTAGCTTGCCCATCATTTGTACCTATGGTTGAAGAAGGCATTCTTTCTGGACCTGAAGCAGAAGGAATTGTCGCTCGCACTTTGCAGCCTTTAAAAGCTATGAATCATATTGATACGTTAATCTTAGGCTGCACGCACTATCCTTTGATTAAAGATCTCGTTCAAAATGAAATGGGAGATCATATTCAAGTAATAAGTTCTGGAGAAGAGACAGCAAGAGAAGCGAGTTTCATGCTTGCCTATCATAAAATGCTGGAAAAAAGCAAAGAGCCGCCTGTCTATGAATTTTATACAACAGGGGATGTAGAAAAGTTCCGTATCATTGCAAACAGCTGGTTCGATGATCCGGTGGAAATCGTAAGACTTGTAGAATTAGAACACGTACAAAGCACTGCTTATTAA
- a CDS encoding MarR family winged helix-turn-helix transcriptional regulator, producing MSNQLQASIIADVEKELRYISGIIKQRGRVILNHYPITAPQFVALQWLLEKGDMTIGELSDYIHLACSTTTDLVDRMEKNKLVERVRDLKDRRVVRIHVLQKGEQIIHEVIEKRQDYLKEVLKDIPTDDVETLNNLLHVLHEKMRDADQEQFD from the coding sequence GTGTCCAATCAATTACAAGCGTCCATTATAGCGGATGTGGAAAAAGAGCTCAGATACATATCTGGAATTATCAAACAAAGAGGACGAGTAATTCTAAACCACTATCCTATTACCGCTCCGCAATTTGTTGCTTTGCAGTGGCTACTTGAAAAGGGGGATATGACCATTGGTGAATTATCCGATTATATCCACCTTGCATGCAGTACCACTACTGATTTAGTGGACCGCATGGAAAAAAATAAACTGGTTGAAAGAGTTAGGGATTTAAAAGATCGCAGAGTTGTAAGGATTCATGTTCTTCAAAAAGGTGAACAAATTATCCATGAGGTAATTGAAAAGCGTCAAGATTATTTAAAAGAAGTGTTGAAGGATATTCCCACAGATGATGTGGAAACCTTAAATAATTTATTGCATGTCCTTCATGAAAAAATGCGTGACGCTGATCAGGAGCAATTTGATTAA
- a CDS encoding helix-turn-helix domain-containing protein translates to MKEEGYRPTQILTKREREVFELLVQDKTTKEIAKELFISEKTVRNHISNAMQKLGVKGRSQAVVELLRMGELEL, encoded by the coding sequence GTGAAGGAGGAGGGCTATCGGCCAACACAAATTCTAACCAAGCGGGAGCGAGAAGTTTTTGAGCTTCTGGTCCAAGACAAGACAACGAAGGAAATCGCAAAAGAGCTCTTTATTTCAGAGAAAACTGTGCGGAATCACATTTCAAACGCCATGCAAAAGCTAGGGGTGAAAGGACGCTCACAGGCAGTTGTAGAACTGCTACGTATGGGTGAACTGGAACTTTAA
- a CDS encoding response regulator transcription factor: MTRVLIVDDHPAVGAGTKAMLEQESDMKVDVIDHWDKVEDLLEQYLYDILLLDLYMPGMNGIELAKQIRKHYPDLTLLIYTGFDLSTHFNMLVEANINGFVSKTAASEQLVTAIRCALRDEVVIPLHLFKQLRRSEASVSQTNESQEGSGLSLNEKEQSILKEVASGFTNREIAQALHMSQRSVEYTLTGIFNKLNVRSRTEALFKAQELGLVSKS; the protein is encoded by the coding sequence ATGACTAGAGTATTAATTGTAGATGATCACCCTGCAGTTGGAGCAGGAACTAAAGCTATGCTGGAGCAAGAAAGTGATATGAAGGTAGATGTTATTGATCATTGGGATAAAGTAGAGGACCTTCTCGAGCAGTACTTGTACGACATTTTGTTACTTGATTTATATATGCCAGGGATGAATGGAATTGAACTTGCCAAGCAAATACGTAAACACTATCCGGATCTCACCTTATTAATTTATACAGGGTTTGATCTTAGTACTCACTTTAATATGCTTGTGGAAGCAAATATTAATGGTTTCGTAAGTAAAACAGCTGCGAGTGAACAACTTGTTACTGCTATTCGTTGTGCACTTAGGGATGAAGTGGTTATTCCGCTCCACCTCTTTAAACAGTTAAGGCGTTCTGAGGCAAGTGTCAGCCAAACGAATGAATCGCAGGAAGGTTCAGGGCTTTCTTTAAATGAAAAGGAACAGTCGATTCTCAAGGAGGTAGCTTCAGGGTTTACCAACCGAGAAATTGCTCAAGCGCTTCATATGTCTCAAAGGAGCGTAGAATACACACTTACTGGTATTTTTAATAAACTTAATGTACGATCAAGAACAGAAGCTCTCTTCAAAGCCCAGGAACTCGGGCTTGTGTCTAAATCATAA
- a CDS encoding sensor histidine kinase, with protein MQTLKSDNTQKYPTWLSRLLFTIAENQRKQLSIDLHDTVLQEQLYLYRKMDDLIAHRHALEPTLQAELNMYKESLLDSIHLIRETCNELRPAFIEELGLVQSLKNLIHQYQLRSNFTVYFRSDEFKADLDQERILAIFRVVQELLTNAMKHSEAKIVKLSLSNDEEQVHLFYSDNGLGMDYSFKRDLFSHIGLSGIEQRVNGLNGNLEIDTAPGAGFRMTITFPYAAKKEVHV; from the coding sequence TTGCAAACTCTAAAAAGTGATAATACGCAAAAGTATCCCACATGGTTATCCCGTCTGCTTTTCACGATTGCCGAAAATCAGCGGAAGCAATTGTCTATTGATCTTCATGATACCGTTTTACAGGAACAACTGTATTTATACCGCAAGATGGATGATTTGATCGCCCACCGTCATGCTTTGGAGCCAACCCTTCAAGCAGAATTAAATATGTACAAAGAATCACTGCTTGATAGTATTCACTTAATTAGAGAAACCTGTAATGAACTAAGACCTGCTTTCATAGAAGAGCTAGGATTGGTGCAATCATTAAAGAACTTAATTCATCAATATCAATTACGCTCAAATTTCACGGTATATTTTAGAAGTGATGAATTTAAGGCTGACTTAGACCAGGAACGTATTCTTGCTATCTTTCGTGTTGTGCAGGAATTACTTACCAATGCTATGAAACATTCTGAAGCTAAAATAGTAAAACTATCATTATCGAATGATGAGGAACAAGTCCACTTATTTTACTCAGATAATGGTCTGGGGATGGATTATTCTTTTAAGCGTGATCTTTTTTCACACATCGGGTTGTCTGGGATTGAACAGCGGGTAAACGGGCTGAATGGAAATCTTGAAATTGATACAGCACCCGGTGCTGGATTTAGAATGACGATAACTTTTCCTTATGCAGCTAAGAAGGAGGTCCATGTATGA
- the sdhB gene encoding succinate dehydrogenase iron-sulfur subunit, translating into MSENKTITFIITRQDHPDESAYDEKFEIPYRENMNVISALMEIRRNPVNADGESTTPVYWDMGCLEEVCGACSMVINGTPRQSCTALVDQLEQPIRLAPMTTFPVTRDLAVDRSRMFDSLKKVKAWVPIDGTHDLGPGPKMAESKRQWAYELSKCMTCGVCLEACPNVNSKTDFIGPAALSQVRLFNSHPTGAMNKSERLQTIMDAEGLMGCGNAQNCVQSCPKGIPLTTSIAALYRDTAIESFKSFFGSDSRV; encoded by the coding sequence ATGAGCGAAAACAAAACGATTACGTTTATTATTACACGCCAGGATCATCCGGATGAATCTGCCTATGATGAAAAGTTCGAAATTCCTTATCGTGAAAATATGAATGTTATCTCAGCACTTATGGAAATCCGCCGAAATCCTGTGAATGCGGATGGTGAATCCACCACTCCCGTTTATTGGGATATGGGATGTTTGGAAGAAGTATGCGGAGCATGTTCGATGGTTATTAACGGTACACCTAGGCAGTCCTGTACAGCTCTAGTCGATCAGTTGGAGCAGCCGATAAGGCTTGCGCCAATGACGACTTTCCCTGTAACACGCGACCTTGCGGTTGATCGAAGCCGCATGTTTGATTCACTGAAGAAAGTAAAAGCATGGGTGCCAATTGACGGAACTCATGACCTTGGACCAGGACCGAAAATGGCAGAAAGTAAGCGTCAGTGGGCATATGAGTTATCTAAATGTATGACATGCGGTGTGTGTCTGGAAGCATGTCCAAACGTTAATAGTAAAACTGATTTTATCGGCCCGGCTGCTTTGTCTCAAGTCCGTTTATTCAATTCTCATCCTACAGGTGCAATGAACAAAAGTGAGCGATTGCAGACAATTATGGATGCAGAGGGACTTATGGGATGCGGAAATGCTCAAAACTGTGTCCAATCTTGTCCAAAAGGAATCCCTTTAACTACTTCTATTGCTGCTTTATATCGCGACACAGCTATTGAATCCTTTAAGAGTTTCTTTGGTAGTGACTCAAGAGTGTAA
- the sdhA gene encoding succinate dehydrogenase flavoprotein subunit, producing the protein MTNRNIIVVGGGLAGLMATIKAAEQGVHVDLLSIVPVKRSHSVCAQGGINGAVNTKGEGDSPWEHFDDTVYGGDFLANQPPVKAMCDAAPGIIHLLDRMGVMFNRTPEGLLDFRRFGGTQHHRTAFAGATTGQQLLYALDEQVRRHEVNGLVTKYENWEFLSAIIDDDGVSRGVMGQNLSDHEIKAFPADAVIMATGGPGIIFGKSTNSVINTGSAAGALYQQGVSYANGEFIQIHPTAIPGDDKLRLMSESARGEGGRVWTYKDGEPWYFLEEKYPAYGNLVPRDIATREIFDVCVNQKLGINGENMVYLDLSHKDPKELDVKLGGIIEIYEKFVGDDPKKVPMKIFPAVHYSMGGMWVDFDQMTHIPGIFAAGECDYTQHGGNRLGANSLLSSIYGGMVAGPNAVKYTEGLETISEDMNSTLFEKKLKEEQAKFDEIMNMDGDENAYQIHKELGEWMTDNVTVVRENEKLLKTDEKILELMDRYKRININDTSRWSNQGAMFTRQLWNMLQLARVITQGAYNRNESRGAHYKPEYPDRNDEEWLKTTVASYDKENNKPVFNYEEVDTSLIEPRKRDYSKSK; encoded by the coding sequence TAAACGCTCTCACTCTGTTTGTGCTCAGGGAGGAATTAACGGCGCAGTTAATACAAAAGGTGAAGGAGACTCTCCTTGGGAACACTTTGATGATACCGTTTATGGTGGAGATTTCTTAGCTAACCAGCCTCCAGTTAAGGCTATGTGTGATGCAGCACCTGGAATTATCCACTTGTTAGATCGTATGGGTGTCATGTTTAACCGTACTCCTGAAGGTCTTCTTGACTTCCGGCGTTTCGGAGGAACTCAGCACCACCGTACGGCTTTTGCCGGCGCTACGACCGGTCAACAGCTTTTGTATGCTCTTGATGAACAAGTAAGAAGGCACGAAGTTAATGGACTCGTAACGAAGTATGAAAACTGGGAATTCCTGTCAGCTATTATTGACGATGATGGAGTTAGCCGGGGCGTTATGGGTCAGAATTTAAGTGACCATGAAATTAAAGCATTCCCTGCAGATGCTGTAATTATGGCAACTGGTGGTCCAGGAATCATCTTTGGTAAGTCAACAAACTCTGTCATCAATACAGGCTCAGCAGCAGGGGCACTTTACCAGCAAGGTGTAAGTTACGCTAATGGTGAATTTATTCAAATCCACCCAACAGCGATACCAGGTGATGATAAGCTTAGACTAATGAGTGAGTCAGCACGAGGAGAAGGTGGACGTGTCTGGACTTATAAAGACGGCGAACCTTGGTATTTCCTGGAAGAAAAATATCCAGCTTACGGTAACCTTGTACCAAGGGACATAGCAACTCGTGAAATATTCGATGTATGTGTTAACCAAAAACTTGGTATTAACGGTGAAAACATGGTGTACTTGGATCTTTCTCATAAAGACCCTAAAGAACTAGATGTAAAACTTGGAGGAATCATCGAAATCTACGAAAAATTCGTAGGAGATGATCCTAAGAAAGTACCAATGAAGATTTTTCCTGCGGTTCACTATTCTATGGGAGGCATGTGGGTTGACTTCGATCAAATGACTCATATTCCTGGAATATTTGCTGCTGGAGAATGTGATTATACTCAGCATGGCGGTAATCGCTTAGGCGCTAATTCCCTGTTATCTTCCATTTATGGCGGGATGGTAGCTGGTCCAAATGCTGTAAAATACACGGAAGGTTTGGAAACCATATCAGAGGATATGAATTCAACCCTATTTGAGAAGAAACTGAAAGAAGAACAAGCTAAATTTGATGAGATCATGAATATGGACGGCGATGAAAACGCGTATCAAATCCACAAAGAGCTCGGAGAATGGATGACTGATAACGTAACAGTGGTTCGTGAGAATGAGAAATTACTTAAGACAGATGAAAAAATACTTGAGCTTATGGATCGTTACAAACGAATCAATATTAATGATACGTCCCGCTGGAGTAACCAGGGGGCAATGTTTACACGTCAGCTTTGGAATATGCTTCAGTTAGCGAGGGTAATTACACAGGGTGCTTATAACCGAAATGAAAGCCGCGGTGCCCATTATAAGCCTGAATACCCTGATCGTAATGACGAAGAATGGTTGAAAACAACGGTAGCTAGCTATGATAAAGAAAATAATAAACCAGTTTTCAATTACGAGGAAGTTGATACTTCATTAATCGAGCCTCGTAAACGTGACTACTCGAAGAGCAAATAA